The following are from one region of the Leptospira harrisiae genome:
- a CDS encoding TolC family protein, whose protein sequence is MKSKFKQSLLALLCPFGMFFSFVIEADPTRDPFESLHGPNIYSQDYINQQPGVLTLAELLKSVEKSYPLVLAAEKLLSEAEYNYLAAEGAFDLQFKSMGTTKPMGYYTNNAADAMFEKPTPLGGTSFFAGYRIGRGNFPVYDGKRETNDHGEIRAGAIFPLMRNREIDKNRADIKKADLDRRLAELSIQKLKIEVIKEASKRYWKWVASGQEYLVNKDLLAIAKNRQNQITERIKLGDIPKMEGTENDRAILQRESQFVSAEREMQKAAIDLSLFLRAPDGNLILPTTNRLPIGFPKPIDYKKVELEKSIKLAWKYRPELQDFEFKRDKVRVDQDMGYNSLKPQVDLVVAGSQDFGPGSVTRAKPELEASLILNLPIQTKRPRGMIGAAEAKIAQLDQELQFSKDKIKTEVQDAISEVIASAKRVTVTQNEVELARKLEEMERERFALGDSTLLFVNIREQTSAEAAVREIKALYDHHVAIAHFQAATASVLQISPNP, encoded by the coding sequence ATGAAATCTAAATTCAAACAATCTCTACTTGCACTCCTCTGTCCCTTTGGAATGTTTTTTTCCTTTGTCATCGAGGCTGATCCAACACGTGATCCCTTTGAATCCTTACATGGTCCGAACATTTATTCTCAGGATTATATCAACCAACAACCAGGAGTTCTCACTTTAGCAGAACTTTTAAAATCAGTGGAAAAATCGTATCCATTAGTTTTAGCAGCAGAAAAACTTTTATCGGAAGCCGAATACAATTACCTCGCAGCCGAAGGTGCCTTTGACTTACAATTTAAATCCATGGGAACCACAAAACCAATGGGTTATTATACAAACAATGCCGCCGACGCTATGTTTGAAAAACCAACACCACTCGGCGGTACATCCTTTTTTGCGGGTTACCGAATTGGACGTGGAAACTTCCCTGTGTATGATGGAAAAAGAGAAACAAATGATCATGGAGAAATTCGTGCAGGTGCCATCTTTCCCCTCATGCGCAATCGTGAGATTGATAAAAACAGAGCCGACATCAAAAAAGCGGACCTTGATAGAAGACTTGCCGAACTCTCCATTCAAAAATTAAAAATCGAAGTCATCAAAGAAGCGAGCAAACGGTACTGGAAATGGGTCGCCAGCGGACAAGAGTATTTAGTCAACAAAGACTTGTTAGCAATCGCAAAGAACAGACAAAACCAAATTACCGAAAGAATCAAGTTAGGTGACATTCCAAAAATGGAAGGAACGGAAAACGACCGTGCCATTTTACAAAGAGAATCTCAATTTGTTTCTGCAGAAAGAGAGATGCAAAAAGCGGCCATCGATTTGTCTTTATTCCTACGTGCACCGGATGGGAATTTAATCCTACCAACAACAAACCGATTGCCCATTGGATTTCCCAAACCTATTGATTATAAAAAAGTGGAATTGGAAAAAAGTATCAAACTCGCATGGAAGTATCGACCGGAACTGCAGGACTTTGAATTCAAACGAGACAAAGTCCGAGTGGACCAAGATATGGGATACAATTCATTAAAACCACAAGTAGATTTAGTAGTAGCTGGATCCCAAGACTTTGGACCAGGTTCTGTTACAAGAGCTAAACCAGAACTAGAAGCCTCTCTCATCCTCAACCTCCCCATCCAAACCAAAAGACCGAGAGGGATGATTGGAGCAGCTGAAGCAAAGATTGCCCAACTCGACCAAGAACTACAATTTTCAAAAGATAAAATCAAAACCGAAGTACAAGATGCAATTTCCGAGGTGATTGCTTCAGCAAAACGTGTCACTGTTACTCAAAATGAAGTAGAATTAGCGCGAAAGTTAGAAGAGATGGAAAGAGAACGATTTGCCCTTGGTGACTCTACACTTCTATTTGTGAATATTCGAGAACAGACAAGTGCCGAAGCAGCTGTCCGAGAAATTAAGGCTTTGTACGATCATCATGTAGCCATAGCCCATTTTCAAGCAGCAACAGCATCGGTTTTGCAAATTTCGCCCAATCCGTAG
- a CDS encoding HlyD family secretion protein encodes MKTDLSQKWKLHKNLPSYRLVQTALPAQSLAYVLTIIFFLCVLILLYVPWQQTTMGFGRVVAYAPLDRQQVIESPISGRVVKWHVHEGTRVKKGDPIIDISDNDPNFISRIREEKNALLQRLEAARSREDNIRSRIISLRSSRGSAVDAADSRRMMAKDRVRASEQAVDAAKAALKTTNLNLDRQKQLWEKGLTSKRTLELAELDHTNAETGLDRAKASYDAAIKEERALYSDTGKVAQDAEASINDAKASLASAQSEVARVLEDLPKLEARLSRQETQEIFAPRDGTIMRILVNPDTQQVKEGDGVAILVPDAEDKAVELFISGNDIPLVGEGRKVRLQFQGYPVLQISGWPETAVGTFGGIVKLVDITDNGSGNFRVLVIPDQDDRKWPTSRYLRQGVRAKGWIFLNRVSVGYELWRRFNDFPPNLPMDDPEMKSLLDETGSGDKVK; translated from the coding sequence ATGAAAACTGATCTGTCACAAAAATGGAAACTCCATAAAAATCTACCTTCCTATCGATTGGTACAAACAGCATTGCCTGCACAAAGTCTTGCTTACGTTCTTACGATTATTTTCTTTTTGTGTGTTCTCATCCTTTTATATGTTCCTTGGCAACAAACCACAATGGGATTTGGACGAGTTGTTGCTTACGCCCCCCTAGACCGGCAACAAGTCATTGAATCTCCCATCAGTGGCCGTGTTGTGAAATGGCATGTGCATGAAGGAACACGTGTCAAAAAAGGTGATCCAATCATTGATATTTCTGACAATGATCCTAATTTTATTAGTAGGATTCGTGAAGAAAAAAATGCACTTTTACAAAGATTGGAAGCAGCAAGATCTAGAGAAGATAACATTCGTTCGCGGATCATTAGTTTACGATCTTCCCGTGGTAGCGCCGTTGATGCCGCAGATTCCAGAAGGATGATGGCAAAAGACCGAGTTCGAGCCAGCGAACAAGCAGTAGATGCTGCAAAGGCTGCTTTAAAAACTACCAACCTCAACCTAGATCGACAAAAACAATTATGGGAAAAAGGACTCACTTCCAAACGAACTTTGGAACTTGCAGAATTAGACCATACCAATGCAGAAACAGGACTTGATCGGGCCAAAGCCTCATACGATGCAGCCATCAAAGAGGAAAGGGCATTGTATAGTGACACCGGAAAAGTAGCACAAGATGCAGAAGCGTCGATCAATGATGCAAAGGCTTCCTTAGCATCGGCGCAATCGGAAGTGGCTCGTGTTTTGGAAGACCTTCCCAAACTAGAAGCCCGGTTATCCAGGCAGGAGACCCAAGAAATATTTGCACCAAGGGATGGAACCATTATGCGAATTTTGGTGAATCCCGACACACAACAAGTGAAGGAAGGCGATGGAGTTGCAATCCTTGTTCCTGATGCAGAAGACAAAGCAGTAGAACTTTTTATCTCAGGCAACGACATACCACTCGTTGGTGAAGGAAGAAAGGTTCGATTACAATTCCAAGGATACCCTGTTTTACAAATCAGTGGTTGGCCTGAAACTGCTGTAGGAACTTTTGGTGGGATAGTCAAACTTGTGGATATCACAGACAATGGTTCCGGAAATTTCCGAGTCCTTGTGATCCCAGATCAAGATGATCGTAAATGGCCCACAAGTCGTTATCTCAGACAAGGTGTGAGAGCAAAAGGATGGATTTTTCTCAACCGTGTGAGTGTGGGATACGAACTCTGGAGAAGGTTTAACGACTTTCCACCTAACTTACCAATGGATGATCCAGAAATGAAATCATTGTTAGATGAAACTGGTAGTGGAGATAAGGTCAAATGA
- a CDS encoding cation:proton antiporter, which produces MHGEESLLQDIGLSIIFATVLSHIARVLKQPLILGYIIGGAMLGKEMGFELVTNEASIELISEIGLILLLFIIGLEINLAELAKMGKAMFTLGILQFTLSVAFVYSVFPFFGLSIGSEKFDLLYIAVALSLSSTLIVVKLLQDKVEINTLSGKLTVGVLVFQDIWAILFMGVQPNLNNPEVLKILTSVGIIVLLIAFSFSVSRYVLAKLYKACASSPELILLTSIMWCFLVCGIAGEAGLSKEMGALVAGMSIAAFPYGADVISKLIGIRDFFVTLFFVALGLKVPLPSLEVIGLSAAIIALMLFVRMITIAPVIIKLNKGVRNGFLTALNLAQISEFSLVILALGAGFEHITPKLQAVILTSTIIASILSTYIIMFNHDIAATLERLLAKIGISDQTEESTKDDKAGHGGHGGHGDGMVRDIIVLGYFRIARAFVEYLEDLSPSLIKRIIIADYNPAFKDELTNKGFQWAYADLAHPDSLSHIGLHDASMVICTISDSFLKGTNNNRLLSTLSKLAPNAKIILTSDEPGEAKKLVADGAQKVIIPGVITGEFLYDYISRGMRNNEREV; this is translated from the coding sequence ATGCACGGGGAAGAGTCACTATTACAAGACATTGGTCTTAGTATTATTTTTGCAACAGTCTTAAGTCACATTGCCAGAGTCCTCAAACAACCGTTAATTTTAGGTTATATCATTGGTGGAGCCATGCTCGGCAAGGAAATGGGGTTTGAACTTGTCACGAACGAAGCCAGTATTGAACTCATTTCTGAAATCGGACTCATCTTACTACTTTTCATCATCGGATTAGAAATCAATTTGGCCGAACTTGCGAAAATGGGTAAGGCCATGTTTACTTTGGGGATCCTTCAGTTTACACTTTCAGTTGCCTTCGTTTACTCTGTGTTTCCTTTTTTTGGACTTTCGATTGGTTCTGAAAAATTCGACCTTCTTTATATTGCTGTGGCCCTATCACTCAGCTCTACTTTAATCGTTGTTAAATTACTTCAAGACAAAGTGGAAATCAATACTCTCTCAGGAAAACTAACTGTAGGGGTTTTGGTATTCCAAGACATCTGGGCCATTTTGTTTATGGGGGTTCAACCTAACTTAAACAATCCAGAAGTTTTAAAAATCCTAACTTCTGTTGGTATCATCGTTTTACTCATTGCCTTTAGTTTTAGTGTCAGCCGTTATGTTTTAGCAAAATTATACAAAGCCTGTGCGAGTAGCCCAGAGCTCATTCTATTAACTTCCATCATGTGGTGTTTTCTCGTTTGCGGGATTGCAGGCGAAGCGGGACTTTCCAAAGAAATGGGTGCCCTCGTGGCAGGTATGAGTATCGCTGCTTTCCCATATGGTGCGGATGTCATCTCCAAACTGATTGGAATTCGCGACTTCTTTGTAACTCTATTTTTTGTGGCCCTAGGCCTAAAAGTTCCTCTTCCTAGTTTGGAAGTGATCGGACTATCGGCAGCTATCATTGCTCTTATGTTATTTGTAAGAATGATTACCATTGCTCCCGTCATTATCAAACTGAACAAAGGAGTTCGAAATGGATTTCTAACTGCTCTCAACCTAGCTCAGATTTCAGAATTCTCTCTCGTTATTTTAGCGTTAGGTGCTGGATTCGAACACATCACTCCAAAATTACAAGCGGTGATTTTAACTTCGACCATCATTGCATCCATTTTATCCACATATATCATCATGTTCAATCATGACATTGCGGCCACATTGGAACGTTTGTTAGCAAAGATAGGAATCTCCGACCAAACAGAAGAGTCAACGAAAGACGACAAAGCCGGTCATGGTGGGCATGGCGGCCATGGAGATGGAATGGTGCGAGATATCATCGTTCTTGGATATTTCCGCATTGCCCGTGCCTTTGTGGAATACTTAGAAGACTTATCTCCATCCCTTATCAAACGGATCATCATTGCTGACTACAATCCTGCCTTTAAGGACGAACTCACAAACAAAGGATTCCAATGGGCTTATGCCGATCTTGCTCACCCTGATTCGTTATCCCATATTGGCCTTCATGACGCTTCGATGGTAATTTGTACCATTTCTGATTCCTTTTTAAAAGGAACCAATAACAATCGTTTGCTTTCTACACTTAGCAAATTAGCACCGAATGCAAAAATCATTCTAACCAGTGATGAACCAGGCGAGGCTAAAAAGTTGGTGGCTGATGGAGCACAAAAAGTAATCATCCCAGGTGTGATTACCGGAGAATTTTTGTACGATTATATCTCTCGAGGGATGAGAAATAACGAAAGGGAAGTGTAG